A region of Nostoc sp. 'Peltigera membranacea cyanobiont' N6 DNA encodes the following proteins:
- a CDS encoding non-ribosomal peptide synthetase, with protein sequence MIKNEQVIGLMLRLQNIGCRIWAEDDKLRIRINKNTLTPELKQEIQTNKADILAFLNSAKATTVIAEEIPTLPDDAPKLLSFAQQRLWLLAQLQGPSASYNMPMVLQLDGNLNIDALHSTFAYLLNRHASLRMYFPTVAGNPQVAMPAAVNYANLDEIEALTIQDGRNLDEYPQSSTIQNFIDTHIQEPFDLNTGPLFKAKLLQLQEQKYVLLINMHHIVSDGWSMGVFVREFRQAYKAFAQNKTPTLAPLPIQYSDYANWQRNWLQGEVLETQINYWKHQLQNAPPLLELPTDYPRPGLQSYRGARYLYSLTPELSAAIKTLSQEQGTSLFMTLLAALNVLLSRYSRQEDLCIGSPIANRTHSQTQSLIGFFVNTLVLRNQIKPEQSFIELLQQTRQTCLDAYSHQDIPFEFLVEKLQPERSMSHNPLFQVMLALENNQSPDLSLPGLEIEWLDFNCPFAKFDLTLMVIESDNQLNCSWEYATDLFEKSTIERMAEQFEILLKGIVDKPQQLIKTLPLMTAAELVQLQRWNRTETNYPHDKTLVDLFEAQVAKNPNNLALVFESQSLTYQQLNQKANQLAHYLIQNYQIQPDTLIGICVERSFEMIIGVLGILKAGAAYVPIDPNYPQERIGFMLQDCGTSVLLTQSFLKDKLPLTELKHQVICLDGDTFSSALIDNPNLQILPDNLAYIIYTSGSTGRPKGVMIEHQAIVNLALAWAKTFQVQPQSRWLQFGSFSFDLSIGEIATALSAGGCLYLAQKETLLPSQALVDLLADCKISHFALPPSALSVLPQAILPDLQAIIVGGEACPAELVTQWGTERCFFNCYGPTESTVIATIASCEQNGKKPSIGQPLSNIRIYILDAHNQPLPPGIPGELCIAGVGLARGYLNRPDLTAENFIEVELFGKPERIYQTGDLAKWNFDGNVEYLGRIDAQVKLRGFRIELGEVESILLEHASVKEAVVILYETDSNQSLVAYLTGITTDLSIQLKNDLKSRLPDYMIPAQIIVLDKLPLTPNGKIDRKALPAPNGEIEGLYETPRNEVEQQLAQVWSAVLERQEIGIHDNFFDLGGHSLLAVKLLNNIQQVFEQQLSLSSLFQNPTIAQLGQQLNNTEVKQSNPDLLFLQPLGDAIPLFCLPGANGHGFYFRDLAINFGKKRPVYGLETLGRNGSTALPESVELHASQLIELLRQQQPKSPYILAGYSSGCAVAFEMASQLEQQGETVSLLAIFDAGLVSRPEYITDRTDLDWIWQTIQRIEALKGVSLGLEYDDLAAQSDDISRWELTAEYLYRHNVLPEHSTLSLLKTNLQVMKVLTLNYAKYQPNHPISAPIVLFRAQEVQEIVLQELQAFSDCDLPDWGWQTYTQKPVRAIEVPGNHGRMLYEPNVKILARQLQLAIADSAQ encoded by the coding sequence ATGATTAAAAATGAGCAAGTTATTGGTTTAATGTTGCGTTTGCAGAATATAGGATGCCGAATTTGGGCTGAAGATGATAAGCTCAGAATTCGGATTAATAAAAACACCCTCACTCCTGAACTCAAGCAAGAAATTCAAACCAACAAAGCAGATATATTAGCATTTTTAAATTCTGCCAAAGCTACAACTGTCATCGCCGAGGAAATCCCGACTTTACCAGATGATGCCCCAAAGCTTCTTTCATTTGCTCAACAACGCCTCTGGCTTTTAGCACAACTCCAAGGGCCGTCAGCTAGTTACAATATGCCGATGGTTTTACAACTGGACGGCAACCTAAATATTGATGCTCTACATTCTACTTTCGCTTATCTGCTTAACCGTCATGCCAGCCTACGGATGTATTTTCCCACAGTGGCAGGAAATCCCCAGGTTGCGATGCCTGCGGCGGTAAACTACGCAAATTTAGACGAAATCGAAGCTTTAACGATACAAGACGGCCGAAATCTTGATGAATATCCCCAATCCTCAACTATTCAAAATTTTATCGATACTCATATTCAAGAACCCTTTGATTTAAATACTGGCCCTTTATTTAAAGCAAAACTCCTGCAACTCCAAGAGCAAAAATATGTATTACTCATTAATATGCACCACATTGTCAGTGATGGCTGGTCAATGGGAGTGTTTGTTCGGGAGTTCAGACAAGCTTATAAGGCTTTTGCCCAAAATAAGACACCAACCCTTGCACCATTACCCATTCAATACAGCGACTACGCAAACTGGCAACGAAACTGGCTACAGGGTGAAGTATTAGAAACTCAAATTAACTACTGGAAACATCAACTTCAGAATGCTCCCCCATTACTGGAGTTACCTACCGATTATCCCCGTCCAGGATTGCAAAGCTACCGAGGCGCACGTTATCTCTATTCCCTAACGCCAGAATTAAGCGCTGCTATTAAAACCTTGAGTCAAGAACAAGGCACAAGCCTATTTATGACTTTGTTGGCGGCTTTGAATGTTCTACTTTCTCGTTACAGTCGCCAAGAAGATTTATGTATTGGTTCTCCCATTGCCAACCGCACTCATAGCCAGACACAATCATTAATTGGCTTTTTTGTCAATACATTAGTACTGCGTAACCAAATCAAACCTGAGCAAAGCTTTATTGAGTTGCTTCAACAAACTCGCCAAACTTGTTTAGATGCATACTCTCATCAAGATATTCCCTTTGAGTTTCTGGTAGAAAAGTTACAACCAGAACGCAGCATGAGTCATAATCCTTTATTCCAGGTTATGTTAGCCCTGGAAAATAATCAAAGTCCCGATCTAAGTTTGCCAGGACTAGAGATTGAATGGCTCGATTTCAATTGTCCGTTTGCTAAGTTTGACCTCACACTTATGGTCATAGAATCTGATAACCAGTTAAATTGCTCTTGGGAATACGCTACCGATCTTTTTGAGAAAAGCACCATCGAACGGATGGCGGAACAGTTTGAAATTTTGCTTAAGGGAATTGTTGATAAACCTCAGCAACTTATTAAAACTCTACCTTTGATGACAGCCGCCGAACTTGTACAACTACAACGCTGGAATCGAACAGAAACTAATTATCCCCACGATAAAACTCTGGTTGACCTGTTTGAAGCTCAAGTTGCGAAAAATCCTAATAATCTCGCTTTGGTGTTTGAATCCCAAAGCCTAACTTATCAACAACTCAATCAAAAAGCTAACCAACTGGCTCATTACCTAATTCAAAATTACCAAATTCAGCCAGACACCTTAATTGGGATCTGCGTTGAACGGTCATTCGAGATGATTATTGGCGTACTCGGTATCCTGAAAGCAGGTGCTGCTTATGTGCCGATTGACCCCAATTATCCACAAGAGCGGATTGGGTTTATGCTACAAGATTGTGGAACCTCAGTTTTGCTCACCCAAAGTTTTCTTAAAGATAAATTACCTCTAACTGAATTAAAACATCAGGTTATTTGTTTAGATGGAGATACTTTTAGTTCGGCGTTAATAGATAATCCCAATCTTCAAATTCTGCCTGATAATTTAGCTTATATAATCTATACCTCTGGTTCAACGGGACGACCTAAAGGGGTGATGATTGAGCATCAAGCAATTGTCAATCTAGCTTTAGCTTGGGCAAAAACTTTTCAAGTTCAACCCCAAAGTCGTTGGCTTCAGTTTGGTTCTTTTAGTTTTGATTTATCTATTGGTGAAATTGCTACTGCTTTATCCGCAGGTGGTTGTTTGTATTTAGCCCAGAAAGAAACTTTGTTACCTAGTCAAGCTTTGGTTGACTTGTTAGCTGATTGCAAAATTTCCCATTTTGCGTTACCTCCTTCTGCCTTATCTGTATTACCGCAAGCGATATTACCTGATTTGCAAGCCATAATCGTTGGTGGGGAGGCTTGCCCAGCCGAATTGGTCACACAATGGGGAACAGAAAGATGTTTTTTCAATTGCTACGGGCCGACGGAATCGACGGTTATCGCCACTATTGCTAGTTGCGAACAAAATGGAAAAAAACCTTCCATCGGTCAACCATTATCTAATATTCGCATCTACATTTTGGATGCTCATAATCAACCATTACCTCCGGGAATACCAGGGGAATTGTGCATCGCGGGAGTGGGTTTAGCACGAGGCTATTTGAATCGTCCCGATTTAACTGCCGAAAATTTTATTGAAGTTGAATTATTTGGTAAACCTGAGCGAATTTATCAAACTGGCGACTTGGCAAAATGGAATTTTGATGGAAATGTTGAGTATCTAGGTCGCATTGATGCTCAGGTTAAATTACGGGGATTCCGCATTGAATTGGGTGAAGTTGAATCGATTTTATTGGAACATGCTTCAGTTAAAGAAGCAGTTGTTATTTTATATGAAACTGATAGTAATCAGAGTTTAGTTGCATATCTAACAGGAATTACCACTGATTTATCTATCCAATTAAAAAACGATCTTAAATCCCGTCTGCCGGATTACATGATACCTGCTCAGATTATCGTTTTAGATAAGTTACCTTTAACTCCCAATGGCAAAATTGATCGAAAAGCTTTACCCGCTCCCAATGGTGAGATTGAAGGTTTATATGAAACCCCACGTAACGAAGTTGAACAACAGTTAGCACAGGTCTGGTCTGCTGTTCTCGAACGTCAAGAAATTGGAATTCATGATAACTTCTTTGACTTAGGCGGACATTCTTTACTAGCGGTAAAACTGCTCAATAATATTCAACAAGTATTTGAGCAACAACTTTCCTTAAGTAGTTTATTTCAGAATCCTACTATTGCTCAACTGGGACAACAACTCAATAATACTGAGGTTAAACAATCAAATCCCGATTTACTTTTTCTCCAACCTCTAGGAGATGCAATCCCTCTATTTTGTCTTCCTGGTGCAAACGGACATGGCTTCTATTTTCGAGATTTAGCAATCAATTTCGGAAAGAAACGGCCAGTGTATGGACTGGAAACTCTAGGAAGAAACGGCTCTACCGCGCTCCCTGAGTCGGTTGAGCTTCATGCTAGTCAACTGATTGAGCTATTACGCCAACAGCAACCAAAAAGTCCGTACATACTGGCAGGATACTCTTCTGGTTGTGCCGTTGCTTTTGAAATGGCTTCCCAACTCGAACAGCAAGGTGAAACAGTTAGTTTACTGGCTATCTTTGATGCCGGACTGGTTTCTCGCCCTGAGTATATTACTGATAGAACAGACCTTGATTGGATTTGGCAAACGATTCAACGAATTGAAGCCTTAAAGGGAGTCTCTTTAGGTCTGGAATACGATGATTTAGCTGCTCAAAGCGATGACATCTCTAGGTGGGAATTGACGGCAGAATATTTGTACCGTCATAATGTTCTACCGGAACACTCAACCCTCTCCTTACTGAAAACAAATCTGCAAGTGATGAAAGTGCTGACGCTCAATTATGCTAAATATCAGCCTAATCATCCAATTTCTGCACCCATTGTTTTATTCCGCGCTCAAGAAGTTCAGGAGATTGTTTTGCAAGAACTCCAAGCTTTTTCTGATTGCGATCTACCCGATTGGGGCTGGCAAACCTATACTCAAAAGCCTGTCAGGGCGATCGAAGTACCTGGAAACCACGGTCGAATGCTTTATGAACCCAATGTAAAAATCTTAGCCAGACAATTACAGCTTGCGATCGCAGATAGCGCACAGTAG
- a CDS encoding ABC transporter ATP-binding protein/permease — MQSTTSHEQPLKKDSFLSTFTQFWENIKAIAGPYWYPTEAQGRVFSNVIRAWGMLILLILLIIALVGVTAFNSFISRYLVDVIIEEKNFDKFVETVSLYGAALVCVTLLVGFTKFIRKKIALDWYEWLNNHTLEKYFGNRAYYKINFKSDIDNPDQRLSQEIEPITRSALNFSATLLEKTLEMMTFLVILWSISQFVAVALVAYTIIGNVIAVYLTQELNKINQEELEFKADYAYALTHVRNHAESIAFFQGEKQELNIIQRRFSNLLKSAKRKINWEKNKDIFSRGYQAVIQIFPFIVLGPLYIRDEIDFGEVGQASLACNLFANAMAEVINEFGTSGRFSSYVERLGEFSNALASVTKEPENVKTIKTIEEKRLAFEHVTLQTPNYEQLIVEDLSLSVQPGEGLLIVGPSGRGKSSLLRAIAGLWNAGNGRLVRPPLDEVLFLPQRPYIILGTLREQLLYPQTNRKMSDRELEAILQQVNLQNLLSRVDGFDTEVPWENILSLGEQQRLAFARLLVTHPSFTILDEATSALDLNNEGNLYQQLQSTKTTFISVGHRESLFNYHQWVLELSQDSSWQLVTVEDYRLKKVNQIVKNPPVKAEVTIDVLPNNQSPNQPEISLETSTIAGLSHKEMQTLTDSPINTIRSKASLGKSITTKDGFTYRYDKDPNVLKWIRA, encoded by the coding sequence ATGCAATCTACAACTTCTCACGAGCAACCCTTAAAAAAAGATTCTTTTCTTTCAACTTTTACTCAATTTTGGGAAAATATTAAAGCGATCGCAGGGCCTTACTGGTATCCCACAGAGGCACAAGGAAGAGTATTTTCAAATGTAATTCGCGCATGGGGAATGCTCATCCTCCTAATATTATTAATAATTGCGCTTGTAGGTGTAACAGCCTTTAATAGCTTCATTAGTCGCTATTTGGTCGATGTGATTATTGAAGAGAAAAATTTTGATAAATTTGTTGAGACAGTATCGCTTTATGGTGCTGCTCTTGTCTGCGTAACGCTATTAGTAGGATTTACGAAATTTATCAGAAAAAAAATTGCTCTTGATTGGTATGAATGGCTAAATAATCACACCTTAGAAAAATATTTTGGCAATCGAGCTTATTATAAAATCAACTTTAAATCTGATATTGATAACCCAGATCAACGTCTATCTCAAGAAATTGAACCTATTACTAGAAGCGCTCTCAATTTTTCAGCTACTTTACTAGAAAAAACGCTGGAAATGATGACTTTTTTAGTAATTCTTTGGTCAATTTCTCAATTTGTGGCAGTTGCTTTGGTTGCTTATACCATCATAGGTAATGTGATTGCTGTTTACTTGACTCAAGAATTGAATAAGATTAATCAAGAGGAACTTGAATTTAAAGCTGATTATGCTTATGCTCTAACCCATGTTCGGAATCACGCTGAATCGATAGCTTTTTTTCAGGGAGAAAAACAAGAATTGAATATAATTCAGCGTCGATTTAGTAATCTTCTAAAAAGTGCTAAACGCAAGATTAATTGGGAGAAAAATAAAGATATTTTTAGCAGAGGATATCAGGCTGTTATCCAAATATTTCCCTTTATAGTACTCGGCCCTTTATATATTAGAGATGAAATTGATTTTGGAGAAGTTGGTCAAGCTAGTTTAGCTTGCAATCTGTTTGCTAATGCGATGGCAGAAGTAATTAATGAATTTGGAACTTCTGGAAGATTTTCTAGTTACGTTGAGCGTTTAGGTGAGTTTTCAAATGCGTTAGCATCTGTCACCAAAGAACCAGAGAATGTAAAGACGATTAAAACTATAGAAGAAAAGCGTCTTGCTTTCGAGCATGTCACCTTACAAACACCAAACTATGAGCAGTTAATCGTCGAAGACTTATCACTTTCTGTTCAGCCTGGAGAAGGTTTATTGATTGTTGGGCCGAGTGGTAGAGGTAAAAGTTCTCTGTTGAGAGCGATCGCTGGTTTGTGGAATGCTGGAAATGGTCGTCTGGTGCGACCTCCCTTAGATGAAGTATTGTTTTTGCCTCAACGTCCTTATATAATTTTGGGAACTTTGCGCGAACAGTTACTCTATCCTCAAACAAATCGTAAAATGAGCGATCGAGAACTTGAAGCAATTTTGCAACAAGTTAACTTACAAAACTTGCTGAGTCGAGTAGATGGTTTTGATACTGAAGTTCCTTGGGAGAATATACTTTCGTTGGGTGAACAACAGCGTCTTGCATTCGCACGATTATTAGTCACTCATCCTAGCTTTACTATATTAGATGAAGCAACAAGTGCTTTAGATTTGAATAATGAAGGGAATTTGTATCAACAGTTACAATCAACGAAAACAACTTTTATCAGTGTTGGACATAGAGAAAGTTTATTTAATTATCATCAATGGGTTTTAGAATTATCACAAGATTCTAGTTGGCAACTTGTAACTGTGGAAGATTATCGGCTTAAAAAAGTAAATCAAATTGTCAAAAACCCACCCGTAAAGGCTGAAGTCACAATAGATGTTTTACCCAATAATCAATCCCCAAATCAACCAGAAATATCTCTTGAGACAAGCACAATTGCTGGACTTTCTCACAAGGAAATGCAAACATTAACAGACTCTCCTATTAACACTATTAGAAGCAAAGCTAGTCTGGGAAAATCCATTACTACTAAGGATGGCTTTACCTACCGCTATGATAAAGACCCCAATGTGTTGAAATGGATAAGAGCTTAA
- a CDS encoding GUN4 domain-containing protein → MLTKQQRQLIAYENISIYEQTYKLPVLKNNGVKIVQKKIRERQRLIKEGVRYNHQFGGIIKRKEEISQGEIFEEIQLFIKDYIHIIDLLENYKDSYHDFLLKLTDDLKKLFKQKYLEIKNLEDERSKLEIKNKENLKIVEELRWEKQENFKAVLLLSNAYFMMLEKIKLLSKGIKNLTEDTKNQKEIVQQIIRDLEVYQEIYEYQIKANKIRQEIAKIAHTAINFENSLQDYFSPFQSLIDEVVKVDEYFYKTVGDIKILGDNILKSKFNLLNLETNETISDTFLDFMVTSYEKQTRLKDAFIESQLLDWQINNFDLSENNVFLDKGIDLISNYISSELTDQRKLLGITEVNFVSTVPLSSVQEIGLMELTDNNVTFQSNRNIDYTQLRDLLAQHKWKQADIETTKLILQVMNKTYWNEVYKEDIDNFSCQDLHTIDRLWEEYSYGYFGFSVQESIWSEMGGQVDYETEKRLGDRLGWRKEGNWLDYEQLTFKLSPMTPMGHLPAKWLHYDQHTFDLSSKSSTEDLSMGAWRVGSWLVWQMHLFFSRAKICNRTSIL, encoded by the coding sequence ATGCTAACTAAACAGCAAAGACAACTAATTGCTTACGAAAATATTTCCATTTACGAACAAACTTATAAATTGCCCGTTTTAAAAAATAACGGTGTAAAAATAGTTCAAAAAAAAATTAGAGAACGTCAAAGATTAATTAAAGAAGGCGTTCGATATAACCATCAGTTTGGGGGGATAATTAAACGGAAAGAAGAAATTAGTCAGGGAGAAATTTTTGAGGAGATCCAACTATTCATTAAGGACTACATTCATATTATTGATTTACTAGAAAATTATAAAGATAGTTATCATGACTTTTTGCTAAAACTTACGGATGACTTAAAAAAGTTATTTAAACAAAAATATCTGGAAATAAAAAACTTAGAAGATGAAAGAAGCAAACTAGAGATAAAAAATAAAGAAAATCTGAAAATAGTTGAGGAGTTAAGATGGGAAAAGCAAGAAAACTTTAAAGCAGTTTTATTATTAAGCAATGCTTATTTTATGATGTTAGAGAAAATAAAATTGCTTAGTAAAGGGATTAAAAATCTTACAGAGGATACCAAAAATCAAAAAGAAATTGTTCAGCAAATAATTAGAGATTTAGAAGTCTATCAAGAAATTTATGAATATCAAATAAAAGCTAATAAAATCCGTCAGGAAATAGCTAAAATTGCTCATACTGCCATCAATTTTGAAAATTCTCTGCAAGATTATTTTAGTCCGTTTCAATCTTTAATAGATGAAGTTGTTAAAGTAGACGAATATTTTTATAAAACTGTTGGAGATATTAAAATTTTAGGGGATAATATTTTGAAGTCCAAGTTCAATTTATTAAACCTTGAAACAAACGAGACAATTTCTGATACTTTTCTTGATTTTATGGTGACAAGTTATGAGAAACAAACCAGATTAAAAGATGCTTTTATTGAGTCTCAATTATTAGATTGGCAAATCAATAATTTTGATTTGAGTGAAAATAATGTCTTTTTAGATAAGGGGATTGATTTAATATCTAATTACATATCTAGTGAACTCACCGATCAAAGAAAACTACTAGGCATAACAGAAGTAAACTTTGTCTCTACAGTGCCTCTATCTTCTGTTCAAGAAATAGGATTGATGGAACTGACTGATAACAATGTTACGTTCCAAAGCAATAGAAATATCGATTATACCCAACTGCGGGATCTCCTCGCGCAGCACAAGTGGAAACAAGCTGACATTGAAACTACTAAATTAATTCTACAAGTCATGAATAAGACTTATTGGAATGAAGTTTATAAGGAAGATATTGATAATTTCTCTTGTCAAGACCTCCACACCATCGATCGACTTTGGGAAGAATACAGTTATGGTTACTTCGGCTTCAGTGTTCAGGAAAGTATCTGGAGTGAAATGGGTGGTCAAGTAGACTATGAAACAGAAAAGAGACTTGGCGATCGCCTCGGTTGGCGAAAAGAGGGAAACTGGTTAGACTACGAACAACTAACTTTTAAATTGTCCCCCATGACACCGATGGGACATTTACCAGCTAAATGGCTACACTATGACCAACATACCTTTGACTTATCTTCAAAGTCATCTACAGAAGACCTTTCAATGGGAGCGTGGCGGGTGGGGTCTTGGTTAGTTTGGCAGATGCATTTATTTTTTTCTCGGGCAAAAATTTGTAACCGAACATCAATACTTTAA
- a CDS encoding NAD(P)/FAD-dependent oxidoreductase, whose protein sequence is MNVVIIGCGVVGAAIAYELSLVKGLKITVCDRQPPAQASTGAALGVLMGAISQKIKGKAWQMRQTSIQRYETLIPELEALTGRKIPFNRQGILSLGLEEENLAAWEKLVEIRHSQGWHLEIWDTAKLQNICPQVDCEKITGAVYSPQDRQLDPTALTLALVEAAEQNGVTFKFGVTVLDAQTSSPESSPQFCIQLETTEGKIGGDWFIVAAGLGSTPLTAKLNQIIDIRPVLGQALQMRVGHPLGNPDFQPAITGNDVHIVPVGGGDYWVGATVEFPSNGNEIPPNQELLESVRKQAIAFCPELATATILRTWSGLRPRPEGRPAPVIGMLPGFSNILLATGHYRNGVLLAPATAYAIREMISESSDLHF, encoded by the coding sequence ATGAATGTAGTAATTATCGGTTGTGGTGTAGTTGGGGCTGCGATCGCTTACGAACTGAGTTTAGTCAAAGGACTCAAAATCACAGTTTGCGATCGCCAACCACCAGCCCAAGCTTCCACAGGCGCTGCACTTGGCGTTTTGATGGGCGCAATCAGTCAAAAAATCAAGGGCAAAGCTTGGCAGATGCGACAAACTAGCATCCAACGCTATGAAACTTTGATTCCCGAATTAGAAGCTTTAACAGGTCGCAAAATCCCTTTTAACCGCCAGGGAATTCTCAGTCTGGGTTTGGAAGAGGAGAATTTAGCAGCATGGGAAAAACTTGTCGAAATTCGCCACTCTCAAGGCTGGCATTTAGAAATTTGGGATACTGCTAAACTCCAGAATATCTGTCCTCAAGTCGATTGCGAAAAAATTACTGGCGCTGTCTATTCTCCCCAAGACCGTCAACTCGATCCAACTGCTCTGACATTAGCTTTAGTTGAGGCTGCCGAGCAAAACGGTGTAACTTTCAAATTTGGCGTGACTGTTTTGGATGCCCAAACCTCATCACCTGAATCTTCCCCCCAGTTTTGCATTCAACTTGAGACTACAGAAGGAAAAATAGGCGGAGATTGGTTTATAGTCGCAGCAGGGCTAGGTTCAACGCCACTGACGGCAAAATTAAATCAGATAATTGATATCCGCCCTGTACTTGGGCAAGCGTTGCAAATGCGTGTAGGGCATCCATTAGGCAATCCTGACTTTCAGCCAGCGATAACGGGTAACGATGTGCATATTGTTCCTGTGGGTGGTGGAGATTATTGGGTAGGTGCGACGGTGGAGTTTCCCAGCAATGGAAATGAGATACCGCCAAATCAAGAACTATTGGAATCTGTGAGAAAACAAGCGATCGCATTTTGCCCAGAGTTAGCTACAGCAACAATTCTCCGCACTTGGTCGGGGTTACGTCCTCGTCCTGAAGGTCGTCCAGCCCCAGTTATTGGTATGTTGCCAGGGTTTAGTAATATCCTCCTAGCTACCGGACACTATCGCAACGGCGTTTTACTAGCACCCGCCACAGCTTATGCAATTCGTGAGATGATTAGCGAGTCCAGCGATCTCCATTTTTAA
- the psbQ gene encoding photosystem II protein PsbQ, whose protein sequence is MARQRSIFSLVLVLLATFLMSCGGPGVAIAPPTYTAVQLERIQAYVPEIQAVRDRSDELKTLIKEGDWINVRNFIHGPITEAKLNLTYVTPNLLPKDQPTARQVTRDFFKDLVKLDKATSASNPLVALNNSQAAFADLDKFLDLLPKKEEG, encoded by the coding sequence ATGGCGCGTCAACGCTCGATTTTTTCACTTGTTTTAGTATTATTGGCCACATTCCTCATGAGTTGTGGCGGCCCTGGTGTTGCGATCGCACCTCCAACTTACACAGCAGTACAACTCGAAAGAATTCAGGCTTATGTTCCTGAAATTCAGGCTGTGCGCGATCGCTCAGATGAGTTGAAAACCCTGATTAAAGAAGGTGATTGGATCAATGTGCGTAACTTTATACATGGCCCGATAACAGAAGCAAAGCTGAATCTGACTTATGTTACTCCCAACCTTCTACCCAAAGACCAACCCACAGCCCGTCAGGTAACGCGAGATTTTTTTAAAGACCTGGTTAAGCTTGATAAAGCTACTAGTGCTAGCAATCCTCTAGTTGCCTTAAATAACTCCCAAGCTGCTTTCGCAGACCTTGACAAATTTCTCGATCTCCTTCCTAAAAAAGAAGAGGGTTAA
- a CDS encoding NB-ARC domain-containing protein — protein MQLTAKPDRTFGLIVGIEKYHETAWNVPGGGPADDALKFAHWLHRRGVPKENIRLCLSALVENHQLIGECGLTVEFATEQNISDIVTNFLSPKSGDLLYIFWAGHGLITSERERRLLCADANKQNWQNLDLKSLLDFLASDRFQIRNHICIIDACANYLLESKGRPTNLGGKAFLNGQPHKDSQQFVLLATREGEKAEVNSENKTGYFSQAVREAFAAANGTFPPNMKEVTEAVKQRFTSLEKKQLPTYFYSRSWDGDIEKSHFNPFDIPHNIPQSQARKFVGRDEQIEQLHQLLQVNDVVAITDVTGQGGVGKTELAIQYSWQYLEDYSGGCCWLNPQGIDLGTQLVEFGVVNLPNFNLPDELSLAGQVAYCWKNWQAGKVLLIFDDVKDWKLIQPYLPPKGSRFKVLITTRLNTGLTYPSLPLGKLSADAALELLTTLLGKDRVEKELEFAKGLCQFVNYVPVGLYLIAGLRQEPGSESC, from the coding sequence ATGCAGTTGACGGCTAAACCCGATCGCACATTTGGGTTAATTGTGGGTATTGAAAAGTACCACGAAACTGCTTGGAACGTGCCAGGTGGGGGGCCAGCCGATGACGCGCTGAAATTTGCTCATTGGCTGCATCGGCGCGGTGTACCGAAGGAGAATATTCGGTTATGTTTATCAGCGTTGGTAGAAAATCATCAGTTAATTGGGGAATGTGGGTTAACTGTAGAGTTTGCAACTGAGCAAAATATCTCCGACATTGTGACTAACTTTTTATCCCCAAAGTCGGGGGATTTACTCTACATTTTTTGGGCGGGACATGGTTTGATTACCTCAGAACGAGAGCGTCGGTTGCTTTGTGCTGATGCTAATAAACAGAATTGGCAGAATTTAGATTTAAAGTCTTTATTAGATTTTTTGGCTTCAGATAGATTTCAGATTCGTAATCATATTTGTATTATTGATGCCTGTGCCAATTATCTTTTAGAGTCGAAGGGAAGACCAACTAACTTAGGTGGCAAAGCTTTTTTGAATGGACAGCCACATAAAGATAGTCAACAATTTGTGTTACTGGCTACGCGGGAAGGAGAAAAAGCTGAGGTAAATTCTGAAAATAAAACAGGTTACTTTTCTCAAGCTGTAAGAGAGGCTTTTGCCGCAGCTAATGGAACTTTTCCGCCGAACATGAAGGAAGTTACTGAGGCAGTTAAGCAGCGATTTACCAGTTTAGAGAAAAAACAACTGCCGACTTATTTTTATTCCCGTAGTTGGGATGGAGATATTGAAAAATCTCATTTCAACCCGTTTGATATCCCGCATAATATCCCACAGAGTCAAGCTCGTAAGTTTGTTGGCAGGGATGAGCAAATAGAGCAATTGCATCAGCTATTACAAGTTAATGATGTTGTGGCTATTACTGATGTAACTGGGCAAGGTGGGGTAGGTAAAACAGAGTTAGCTATTCAATACTCGTGGCAATATTTAGAAGATTATTCTGGCGGGTGTTGTTGGTTAAATCCCCAAGGTATTGATTTGGGAACCCAGTTAGTAGAGTTTGGAGTTGTGAATTTACCTAACTTTAATCTACCCGATGAATTAAGCCTAGCAGGTCAAGTTGCTTATTGCTGGAAGAACTGGCAAGCTGGCAAAGTTTTATTAATATTTGATGATGTCAAAGACTGGAAGCTAATTCAACCCTATCTACCACCTAAAGGTTCTCGGTTTAAGGTGTTAATTACCACTCGTTTAAATACAGGGTTAACATATCCATCACTGCCGTTAGGTAAATTGTCAGCAGATGCAGCCTTAGAATTATTAACAACCCTGCTGGGAAAAGATAGGGTTGAGAAGGAATTAGAATTTGCTAAGGGACTTTGCCAATTTGTGAATTATGTACCTGTTGGACTTTACCTAATAGCAGGACTGCGGCAAGAGCCAGGGAGCGAATCATGCTAG